A stretch of the Alnus glutinosa chromosome 6, dhAlnGlut1.1, whole genome shotgun sequence genome encodes the following:
- the LOC133871550 gene encoding uncharacterized protein LOC133871550, giving the protein MGYYLADGIYPQWSTFVKTISAPLGAKKKHFAAAQESARKDVEHAFGVLQARFAIVRQPARCYKIPELKQIMKACIIHHNMIIEDERDEQDTLDFDYEQHGNPPEPVSHNETDMLSKFICNRQHIRDQGNHCQLQSNLVEHLWQLHGQS; this is encoded by the coding sequence ATGGGATATTATCTTGCCGATGGTATATACCCACAATGGTCAACATTTGTAAAAACAATCTCAGCCCCACTAGGAGCGAAGAAGAAACATTTTGCTGCAGCACAAGAGTCTGCAAGAAAGGATGTAGAGCATGCATTTGGAGTGTTGCAAGCACGATTTGCAATTGTGCGTCAGCCTGCACGATGTTACAAAATACCTGAGCTCAAACAAATTATGAAAGCATGCATAATTCACCATAACATGATTATTGAAGATGAAAGAGATGAACAAGACACTTTGGACTTCGATTATGAACAACATGGAAATCCTCCTGAGCCAGTGTCACACAATGAAACAGATATGCTTTCGAAGTTTATTTGTAATCGTCAACATATTAGAGACCAAGGAAATCATTGTCAACTCCAATCGAACCTCGTTGAGCACTTATGGCAACTACATGGCCAATCGTAG